The segment AGTCGCGGATGGTGTTGCCGCGCGGGGGAGAAGAAGCGGAGCCGGTCGACGAACCGCGCCACGACCTGGTGCGCCAACTTCTGGAGTATCGCAAATACCGTGAAGCGGCCAGCATGCTCGAAGAGCGCGGCCGCGCCTGGCAGGAGCGCTTTCCGCGGCTGTCGAGCGATGCGCCGGCGGCGGGATCGGCCGGCGAGGCAGAACCGCTGCGCGACGCGGAGCTTTGGGATCTGGTCGCGGCGTTCAGCCGCGTGTTGCGCGAGAACGCCGGTCCGCCGCCGTCGAGCATCGTGTACGACGACACCCCGATTCACGTCTACATGGAACGGATTCAGCAGCGATTGCAGCGCGCCGGGCGCGTGCCCTTTTCGCAGTTGTTCACCGCGCAAATGCACAAGTCGCAATTGATCGGCGTCTTTCTGGCGGTGCTGGAATTGATGCGCCACCAGCGCGTTGTGGCCGAGCAACAGGAGCTATTTGGCGAAATCTGGATCATCGCCGCCGCCGGCGCCGAACGGCCGATCGACCACGCCGAAATCGACGAGTACGAGCATCGCGGACCTCCCCCGACTGACAGCGAGCCGCCGCCCGAATAAGCTGCTACTTGTCGCGCGGCCCCAACAGCGCCACGCTGGCGGTGAAGCCATGCAGAAAGTTTTTGCCGCCGACAGGGCCCATTTCTCCCTGGGCAAAGAAGCCAGCCAATGGCAACGCGCCAAAACTGTCGACCAACGCGCGAGCGTCGTGGTCGG is part of the Pirellulales bacterium genome and harbors:
- a CDS encoding segregation/condensation protein A, translated to MMDFRIQLDVFRGPLDLLLHLVRKHEVEITEVSLAGITEQYLRYLDVLRELDLNTVGEFLEIASTLIEIKSRMVLPRGGEEAEPVDEPRHDLVRQLLEYRKYREAASMLEERGRAWQERFPRLSSDAPAAGSAGEAEPLRDAELWDLVAAFSRVLRENAGPPPSSIVYDDTPIHVYMERIQQRLQRAGRVPFSQLFTAQMHKSQLIGVFLAVLELMRHQRVVAEQQELFGEIWIIAAAGAERPIDHAEIDEYEHRGPPPTDSEPPPE